The Anabrus simplex isolate iqAnaSimp1 chromosome 1, ASM4041472v1, whole genome shotgun sequence genome window below encodes:
- the LOC136870190 gene encoding cuticle protein 76-like encodes MAFKLFVLAAVLAVANAGYLGGYAAPAYGYAAPALATPAITSQQSNILRTPGNLGQVSTYSKTINTPYSSVSKSDVRVSNDALAYGAVAAPAYGYAAPALAARAYAPALAAPAVAHGGLLGVAYSAAPAVAHVTYGGLVNYAY; translated from the exons ATGGCATTCAAG ctTTTCGTCCTCGCTGCCGTTCTGGCTGTCGCCAACGCTGGCTACCTTGGAGGATATGCTGCTCCCGCCTACGGTTACGCCGCCCCCGCTCTGGCCACCCCCGCCATCACTTCCCAGCAGTCCAACATCCTGAGGACTCCTGGTAACCTGGGACAGGTCTCCACCTACTCCAAGACCATCAACACTCCTTACTCCAGCGTCAGCAAGTCTGATGTCCGTGTGAGCAACGACGCTCTCGCCTACGGTGCTGTCGCCGCTCCCGCCTACGGATACGCCGCACCCGCCCTGGCTGCCCGCGCCTACGCTCCCGCTCTGGCCGCTCCCGCTGTTGCCCACGGTGGTCTTCTCGGCGTCGCTTACTCTGCCGCTCCCGCCGTCGCTCACGTCACCTACGGTGGTCTCGTCAACTACGCCTACTAA
- the LOC136870158 gene encoding cuticle protein 76-like codes for MAFKLFVLAAVLAVANAGYLGGYAAPAYGYAAPALATPAITSQQSNILRTPGNLGQVSTYSKTINTPYSSVSKSDVRVSNDALAYGAVAAPAYGYAAPALAARAYAPALAAPAVAHGGLLGVAYSAAPAVAHVSYGGLVSYAY; via the exons ATGGCCTTCAAG ctTTTCGTCCTCGCTGCCGTTCTGGCTGTCGCCAACGCTGGCTACCTGGGAGGATATGCTGCTCCCGCCTACGGTTACGCCGCCCCCGCTCTGGCCACCCCCGCCATCACTTCCCAGCAATCCAACATCCTGAGGACTCCCGGTAACCTGGGACAGGTCTCCACCTACTCCAAGACCATCAACACTCCTTACTCCAGCGTCAGCAAGTCCGATGTCCGTGTGAGCAACGACGCTCTTGCCTACGGTGCTGTCGCCGCTCCCGCCTACGGATACGCCGCCCCCGCCCTGGCTGCCCGCGCCTACGCTCCCGCTCTGGCCGCCCCCGCTGTTGCCCACGGTGGTCTCCTCGGCGTCGCTTACTCTGCCGCCCCCGCCGTCGCTCACGTCAGCTATGGAGGTCTCGTCAGCTACGCTTACTAA